The proteins below come from a single Rosa rugosa chromosome 2, drRosRugo1.1, whole genome shotgun sequence genomic window:
- the LOC133731930 gene encoding serine/arginine-rich splicing factor SR45a-like isoform X1 yields MSYSRRSRYSPSPSPKRYRSPSPSPRRYRYRSLSRSVSRSRSPSVENPGNNLYVTGLSPRITRRELEKHFASEGKVIDVHLVVDPWTRESRGFGFVTMENVDVADRCIKYLDRSVLEGRVITVEKARRRRGRTPTPGRYLGLRTIRGHQRTPSYSPPRRSPSYSPYRRSYSRSPSYSSDRSRSRSYSPPYRRRRSYSPDYRRRRSYSRSRSPYSSPPVRYRERSYSPYGREYSPDDSFSGRRRGYRSISPDDSYYGRRRRYRSVSRSVSPRSWRSSRRTRSPISPRHRWTSMRSYSRSVSPRPRRVSRRSYTPSVSPEPRRRSSRMSCSRSVSPRYRSSRSHKRSPSRKYSRSCSRSRSPSVSASSRFMSRSDSPRSTSSST; encoded by the exons ATGTCGTACTCGAGAAGGTCAAGGTACTCTCCTTCTCCTTCCCCGAAGCGATACAGGTCACCATCTCCTTCCCCAAGGCGATACAGATACAGGTCCCTTTCCAGGTCTGTTTCGAGGTCGAG GAGTCCGTCTGTGGAGAATCCTGGGAACAATTTGTATGTGACTGGATTGTCACCTCGGATTACAAGGAGAGAGCTTGAGAAGCACTTTGCATCAGAGGGAAAA GTGATTGATGTTCATCTTGTGGTCGATCCATGGACTAGAGAATCTCGTGGATTTGGGTTTGTTACCATGGAAAATGTTGATGTGGCCGACCGCTGTATCAAATATTTAGATCGTTCTGTACTTGAAGGTCGTGTCATTACGGTGGAGAAG GCTAGAAGGCGGAGAGGGAGAACCCCCACTCCAGGAAGATATCTCGGGCTGCGAACAATTCGTG ggCACCAGCGAACCCCTAGCTACTCGCCTCCTCGCAGGTCTCCTTCCTACTCTCCTTACAGAAGGAGCTACAGTCGGTCGCCGAGTTACTCATCTGACCGAAGTAGGAGCAGATCGTACTCTCCACCCTACAGAAGGCGGAGATCTTACTCTCCTGACTATCGGCGCCGCAGGTCTTATTCTCGCTCACGCTCTCCTTACAGCAGTCCACCAGTGAGATACCGTGAGCGCTCCTATTCCCCTTATGGCAGGGAGTACTCACCAGATGACTCTTTTTCTGGAAGGAGGCGAGGCTATCGCTCTATCTCACCAGATGACTCTTACTATGGAAGGAGGCGACGCTATCGCTCTGTCTCTCGCAGTGTTTCACCCAGGTCCTGGAGGAGCTCAAGGAGGACTCGCTCCCCTATCTCACCTAGGCATAGGTGGACCTCAATGAGGAGCTACTCGCGCAGTGTCTCTCCAAGGCCTAGGAGGGTTTCCCGGAGAAGTTACACACCTAGTGTTTCTCCTGAACCAAGGAGGAGGAGCTCAAGGATGAGTTGCTCTCGGAGTGTGTCTCCTAGATACAGGAGCTCACGGTCCCATAAGCGTTCACCTTCGCGAAAATATTCCAGGAGCTGCTCTAGGAGTCGAAGCCCGAGTGTGAGTGCAAGTTCTAGATTTATGTCAAGATCTGATAGTCCTAGATCTACCTCATCCTCAACATGA
- the LOC133731930 gene encoding serine/arginine-rich splicing factor SR45a-like isoform X4, producing MSYSRRSRYSPSPSPKRYRYRSLSRSPSVENPGNNLYVTGLSPRITRRELEKHFASEGKVIDVHLVVDPWTRESRGFGFVTMENVDVADRCIKYLDRSVLEGRVITVEKARRRRGRTPTPGRYLGLRTIRGHQRTPSYSPPRRSPSYSPYRRSYSRSPSYSSDRSRSRSYSPPYRRRRSYSPDYRRRRSYSRSRSPYSSPPVRYRERSYSPYGREYSPDDSFSGRRRGYRSISPDDSYYGRRRRYRSVSRSVSPRSWRSSRRTRSPISPRHRWTSMRSYSRSVSPRPRRVSRRSYTPSVSPEPRRRSSRMSCSRSVSPRYRSSRSHKRSPSRKYSRSCSRSRSPSVSASSRFMSRSDSPRSTSSST from the exons ATGTCGTACTCGAGAAGGTCAAGGTACTCTCCTTCTCCTTCCCCGAAGCGATACAG ATACAGGTCCCTTTCCAG GAGTCCGTCTGTGGAGAATCCTGGGAACAATTTGTATGTGACTGGATTGTCACCTCGGATTACAAGGAGAGAGCTTGAGAAGCACTTTGCATCAGAGGGAAAA GTGATTGATGTTCATCTTGTGGTCGATCCATGGACTAGAGAATCTCGTGGATTTGGGTTTGTTACCATGGAAAATGTTGATGTGGCCGACCGCTGTATCAAATATTTAGATCGTTCTGTACTTGAAGGTCGTGTCATTACGGTGGAGAAG GCTAGAAGGCGGAGAGGGAGAACCCCCACTCCAGGAAGATATCTCGGGCTGCGAACAATTCGTG ggCACCAGCGAACCCCTAGCTACTCGCCTCCTCGCAGGTCTCCTTCCTACTCTCCTTACAGAAGGAGCTACAGTCGGTCGCCGAGTTACTCATCTGACCGAAGTAGGAGCAGATCGTACTCTCCACCCTACAGAAGGCGGAGATCTTACTCTCCTGACTATCGGCGCCGCAGGTCTTATTCTCGCTCACGCTCTCCTTACAGCAGTCCACCAGTGAGATACCGTGAGCGCTCCTATTCCCCTTATGGCAGGGAGTACTCACCAGATGACTCTTTTTCTGGAAGGAGGCGAGGCTATCGCTCTATCTCACCAGATGACTCTTACTATGGAAGGAGGCGACGCTATCGCTCTGTCTCTCGCAGTGTTTCACCCAGGTCCTGGAGGAGCTCAAGGAGGACTCGCTCCCCTATCTCACCTAGGCATAGGTGGACCTCAATGAGGAGCTACTCGCGCAGTGTCTCTCCAAGGCCTAGGAGGGTTTCCCGGAGAAGTTACACACCTAGTGTTTCTCCTGAACCAAGGAGGAGGAGCTCAAGGATGAGTTGCTCTCGGAGTGTGTCTCCTAGATACAGGAGCTCACGGTCCCATAAGCGTTCACCTTCGCGAAAATATTCCAGGAGCTGCTCTAGGAGTCGAAGCCCGAGTGTGAGTGCAAGTTCTAGATTTATGTCAAGATCTGATAGTCCTAGATCTACCTCATCCTCAACATGA
- the LOC133731930 gene encoding serine/arginine-rich splicing factor SR45a-like isoform X3: protein MSYSRRSRYSPSPSPKRYRYRSLSRSVSRSRSPSVENPGNNLYVTGLSPRITRRELEKHFASEGKVIDVHLVVDPWTRESRGFGFVTMENVDVADRCIKYLDRSVLEGRVITVEKARRRRGRTPTPGRYLGLRTIRGHQRTPSYSPPRRSPSYSPYRRSYSRSPSYSSDRSRSRSYSPPYRRRRSYSPDYRRRRSYSRSRSPYSSPPVRYRERSYSPYGREYSPDDSFSGRRRGYRSISPDDSYYGRRRRYRSVSRSVSPRSWRSSRRTRSPISPRHRWTSMRSYSRSVSPRPRRVSRRSYTPSVSPEPRRRSSRMSCSRSVSPRYRSSRSHKRSPSRKYSRSCSRSRSPSVSASSRFMSRSDSPRSTSSST from the exons ATGTCGTACTCGAGAAGGTCAAGGTACTCTCCTTCTCCTTCCCCGAAGCGATACAG ATACAGGTCCCTTTCCAGGTCTGTTTCGAGGTCGAG GAGTCCGTCTGTGGAGAATCCTGGGAACAATTTGTATGTGACTGGATTGTCACCTCGGATTACAAGGAGAGAGCTTGAGAAGCACTTTGCATCAGAGGGAAAA GTGATTGATGTTCATCTTGTGGTCGATCCATGGACTAGAGAATCTCGTGGATTTGGGTTTGTTACCATGGAAAATGTTGATGTGGCCGACCGCTGTATCAAATATTTAGATCGTTCTGTACTTGAAGGTCGTGTCATTACGGTGGAGAAG GCTAGAAGGCGGAGAGGGAGAACCCCCACTCCAGGAAGATATCTCGGGCTGCGAACAATTCGTG ggCACCAGCGAACCCCTAGCTACTCGCCTCCTCGCAGGTCTCCTTCCTACTCTCCTTACAGAAGGAGCTACAGTCGGTCGCCGAGTTACTCATCTGACCGAAGTAGGAGCAGATCGTACTCTCCACCCTACAGAAGGCGGAGATCTTACTCTCCTGACTATCGGCGCCGCAGGTCTTATTCTCGCTCACGCTCTCCTTACAGCAGTCCACCAGTGAGATACCGTGAGCGCTCCTATTCCCCTTATGGCAGGGAGTACTCACCAGATGACTCTTTTTCTGGAAGGAGGCGAGGCTATCGCTCTATCTCACCAGATGACTCTTACTATGGAAGGAGGCGACGCTATCGCTCTGTCTCTCGCAGTGTTTCACCCAGGTCCTGGAGGAGCTCAAGGAGGACTCGCTCCCCTATCTCACCTAGGCATAGGTGGACCTCAATGAGGAGCTACTCGCGCAGTGTCTCTCCAAGGCCTAGGAGGGTTTCCCGGAGAAGTTACACACCTAGTGTTTCTCCTGAACCAAGGAGGAGGAGCTCAAGGATGAGTTGCTCTCGGAGTGTGTCTCCTAGATACAGGAGCTCACGGTCCCATAAGCGTTCACCTTCGCGAAAATATTCCAGGAGCTGCTCTAGGAGTCGAAGCCCGAGTGTGAGTGCAAGTTCTAGATTTATGTCAAGATCTGATAGTCCTAGATCTACCTCATCCTCAACATGA
- the LOC133731930 gene encoding serine/arginine-rich splicing factor SR45a-like isoform X2: MSYSRRSRYSPSPSPKRYRSPSPSPRRYRYRSLSRSPSVENPGNNLYVTGLSPRITRRELEKHFASEGKVIDVHLVVDPWTRESRGFGFVTMENVDVADRCIKYLDRSVLEGRVITVEKARRRRGRTPTPGRYLGLRTIRGHQRTPSYSPPRRSPSYSPYRRSYSRSPSYSSDRSRSRSYSPPYRRRRSYSPDYRRRRSYSRSRSPYSSPPVRYRERSYSPYGREYSPDDSFSGRRRGYRSISPDDSYYGRRRRYRSVSRSVSPRSWRSSRRTRSPISPRHRWTSMRSYSRSVSPRPRRVSRRSYTPSVSPEPRRRSSRMSCSRSVSPRYRSSRSHKRSPSRKYSRSCSRSRSPSVSASSRFMSRSDSPRSTSSST; this comes from the exons ATGTCGTACTCGAGAAGGTCAAGGTACTCTCCTTCTCCTTCCCCGAAGCGATACAGGTCACCATCTCCTTCCCCAAGGCGATACAGATACAGGTCCCTTTCCAG GAGTCCGTCTGTGGAGAATCCTGGGAACAATTTGTATGTGACTGGATTGTCACCTCGGATTACAAGGAGAGAGCTTGAGAAGCACTTTGCATCAGAGGGAAAA GTGATTGATGTTCATCTTGTGGTCGATCCATGGACTAGAGAATCTCGTGGATTTGGGTTTGTTACCATGGAAAATGTTGATGTGGCCGACCGCTGTATCAAATATTTAGATCGTTCTGTACTTGAAGGTCGTGTCATTACGGTGGAGAAG GCTAGAAGGCGGAGAGGGAGAACCCCCACTCCAGGAAGATATCTCGGGCTGCGAACAATTCGTG ggCACCAGCGAACCCCTAGCTACTCGCCTCCTCGCAGGTCTCCTTCCTACTCTCCTTACAGAAGGAGCTACAGTCGGTCGCCGAGTTACTCATCTGACCGAAGTAGGAGCAGATCGTACTCTCCACCCTACAGAAGGCGGAGATCTTACTCTCCTGACTATCGGCGCCGCAGGTCTTATTCTCGCTCACGCTCTCCTTACAGCAGTCCACCAGTGAGATACCGTGAGCGCTCCTATTCCCCTTATGGCAGGGAGTACTCACCAGATGACTCTTTTTCTGGAAGGAGGCGAGGCTATCGCTCTATCTCACCAGATGACTCTTACTATGGAAGGAGGCGACGCTATCGCTCTGTCTCTCGCAGTGTTTCACCCAGGTCCTGGAGGAGCTCAAGGAGGACTCGCTCCCCTATCTCACCTAGGCATAGGTGGACCTCAATGAGGAGCTACTCGCGCAGTGTCTCTCCAAGGCCTAGGAGGGTTTCCCGGAGAAGTTACACACCTAGTGTTTCTCCTGAACCAAGGAGGAGGAGCTCAAGGATGAGTTGCTCTCGGAGTGTGTCTCCTAGATACAGGAGCTCACGGTCCCATAAGCGTTCACCTTCGCGAAAATATTCCAGGAGCTGCTCTAGGAGTCGAAGCCCGAGTGTGAGTGCAAGTTCTAGATTTATGTCAAGATCTGATAGTCCTAGATCTACCTCATCCTCAACATGA